In one Hypomesus transpacificus isolate Combined female chromosome 18, fHypTra1, whole genome shotgun sequence genomic region, the following are encoded:
- the rnf41 gene encoding E3 ubiquitin-protein ligase NRDP1, with product MGYDITRFQGEVDEDLLCPICSGVLEEPVQAPHCEHAFCNACITQWFAQQQICPVDRTVVTLAHLRPVPRIMRNMLSKLQMGCDNAGFGCTATLRLDQLQSHLKDCEHNPKRPVNCEEGCGLEMPKDEMPNHNCIKHLRSVVQQQHTKISELEKTAAEHKHQLGEQKRDIQLLKAYMRAIRSANPNLQNLEESIEYNEILEWVNSMQPARVTRWGGMISTPDAVLQAVIKRSLIDSGCPLSIVNDLIENAHERNWPQGLATLETRQMNRRYYENYVAKRIPGKQAVVVMACENQHMGEDMILEPGLVMIFAHGVEEIL from the exons ATGGGGTACGACATCACCAGGTTTCAAGGGGAGGTGGATGAAGACCTGCTGTGTCCCATCTGTAGTGGAGTTCTTGAGGAGCCAGTGCAG GCCCCTCACTGTGAGCATGCCTTCTGCAATGCCTGTATCACTCAGTGGTTTGCCCAGCAGCAGATCTGCCCTGTGGATCGCACTGTGGTGACACTCGCTCACCTCCGACCAGTTCCTCGCATCATGCGCAACATGCTGTCCAAGCTCCAGATGGGGTGTGACAACGCAGGATTCGGCTGTACAGCCACACTGCGGCTCGACCAGCTGCAGTCCCACCTGAAGGACTGTGAGCACAATCCCAAAAGGCCTGTCAACTGTGAGGAAGGCTGCGG ACTTGAGATGCCGAAAGACGAGATGCCAAACCACAATTGCATCAAGCACTTGCGTAGCGTGGTGCAGCAGCAGCATACCAAGATCTCTGAACTGGAGAAGACTGCTGCTGAGCACAAGCACCAGCTAGGGGAACAA AAGCGTGACATCCAGCTGCTGAAAGCTTACATGCGAGCGATCCGCAGTGCAAACCCCAATCTGCAAAACTTGGAAGAGAGCATAGAGTACAATGAGATTCTCGA GTGGGTGAACTCAATGCAGCCTGCGAGAGTGACACGCTGGGGCGGGATGATCTCCACCCCGGATGCTGTTCTACAGGCGGTCATCAAACGATCCCTCATCGACAGTGGCTGTCCTTTGTCCATTGTCAACGACCTGATTGAGAATGCCCACGAGCGCAACTGGCCGCAGGGTCTGGCCACACTGGAGACGCGACAGATGAACCGGCGCTACTACGAGAACTACGTGGCCAAGCGTATACCAGGGAAGCAGGCGGTGGTAGTGATGGCCTGTGAGAACCAACACATGGGAGAGGACATGATTCTGGAGCCTGGTCTGGTCATGATCTTTGCCCATGGAGTAGAAGAGATCTTGTAA
- the slc39a5 gene encoding zinc transporter ZIP10 yields the protein MICFMLTIAMYICVALLEVEAEEISHVMDIQPQNNIVENNLNGSQHEVTSSEHFQAAFEEQGYYLHRLFKQYGENGTLSYGGLHKLLGSLGLGEVSVLEISHHGLKQNTLDYSQPHSHSLNQGRNIPISNLNSSFPFANIASSPLSRRLDLDGSKESTTSARVMEDPWSHSNPASTTRNEQLESMVSNHSTQTHFHGNCLNVTQLLWNFGLGRASHITPAHFSFLCPALLYQIDSRVCIHHSDANGTQTDSNVTFLKALGWSSLALVLISLPSFLALSLVPLLPPSHLRTLFCPMAAMAVGTLCGDALLHLLPHANTTPHSDEWDPILKGLSVLGGLYLLFIIESILGLLNHYKISSKKRKGNIDIDPERQLSPLNSLSVPEQTQPSEHSHHGHSHSLPDQEHAGIGSLVWMVVMGDGIHNLTDGLAIGAAFSHSLTGGLSTTIAVFCHELPHELGDLAVLLGAGWPVRRLALFSFLSTLLGFVGLLTGTLLGHNSPWVLTFTAGVFLYVALVDMMPKMLHGDPGQMGPLTRFLLQNLGLLTGGSVMLCIALFEDNIAVNLGEG from the exons AT GATCTGCTTTATGCTGACCATTGCAATGTACATCTGTGTGGCATTGCTTGAGGTTGAAGCAGAGGAAATCAGTCATGTCATGGATATACAACCACAGAATAATATCGTGGAAAATAATTTAAATGGAAGCCAACACGAGGTGACAAGTTCTGAACATTTCCAAGCAGCTTTTGAGGAACAG GGCTACTACTTGCATCGATTGTTCAAGCAGTATGGAGAGAATGGAACTCTATCATATGGAGGGCTGCACAAGTTACTTGGCAGCCTTGGGCTAGGGGAGGTCAGTGTTTTGGAGATCAGCCACCATGGACTGAAGCAAAATACATTAGACTACTCTCAGCCTCACTCACACAGCCTCAACCAGGGTCGCAACATCCCTATCTCAAATTTGAATTCGTCATTTCCATTCGCAAACATAGCCAG TAGCCCACTGTCTAGGAGACTGGATCTTGATGGATCTAAAGAGAGTACCACCTCTGCCAGAGTGATGGAAGATCCATGGTCACACTCAAACCCTGCATCTACCACAAGAAATGAACAGCTTGAATCAATGGTGTCTAATCACTCTACCCAGACACACTTCCATGGGAAT TGTCTGAATGTCACTCAGCTTTTGTGGAATTTTGGTCTGGGGAGGGCGTCCCACATCACCCCTGCACACTTCAGCTTCCTGTGCCCAGCCCTTCTGTATCAGATAGACAGCAGAGTTTGTATACACCACTCGGACGCCAAtggaacccagacagacagtaaTGTCACATTTCTCAAAG CTCTGGGTTGGAGCTCCTTGGCTCTGGTTCTGATCAGTCTCCCGTCTTTCCTGGCATTAAGCCTGGTGCcccttctgcctccctcccatctACGCACCCTTTTTTGCCCAATGGCTGCAATGGCTGTGGGGACACTGTGTGGGGATGCCCTGCTGCATCTCTTGCCTCAT GCCAATACAACACCCCATTCTGATGAGTGGGACCCCATACTGAAGGGCCTGAGCGTGTTGGGAGGACTCTACCTCCTCTTCATTATTGAAAGCATTCTGGGACTACTGAACCACTACAAG ATATCCAGTAAAAAAAGGAAGGGGAACATCGATATTGATCCAGAGAGGCAGCTTAGTCCCCTGAATA GTCTCAGTGTCCCAGAGCAAACTCAACCTTCTGAGCACAGTCATCATGGCCACTCACACAGCCTGCCTGACCAGGAGCATGCTGGGATAGGAAGCTTGGTGTGGATGGTGGTGATGGGAGATGGGATTCACAACCTTACTGATGGACTGGCAATTG GTGCAGCTTTCTCTCATAGTCTAACTGGAGGTCTGAGCACcaccattgctgtattctgccaTGAGCTTCCTCACGAGCTAG GTGACCTGGCTGTTTTGCTAGGAGCGGGATGGCCTGTACGCAGGCTTGCTCTCTTCAGTTTCTTATCGACACTGCTGGGCTTTGTTGGCCTGCTGACAGGCACTCTTCTGGGCCACAACTCTCCCTGGGTCCTAACCTTCACTGCTGGAGTCTTCCTCTATGTGGCCCTCGTTGACATG ATGCCAAAGATGCTCCATGGTGATCCGGGTCAGATGGGTCCCCTGACTCGCTTTCTACTGCAGAACCTTGGTCTGCTGACTGGGGGCTCAGTCATGCTCTGCATAGCTTTATTTGAAGATAATATTGCAGTCAACCTGGGAGAGGGCTGA